A region from the Caldalkalibacillus salinus genome encodes:
- the dnaK gene encoding molecular chaperone DnaK yields MSKVIGIDLGTTNSCVAVMEGGEAVVIPNAEGSRTTPSVVAFKDGERQVGEVAKRQAITNPNTVISIKRHMGTNHKEDIEGKEYTPQEISAIILQKLKADAEAYLGEKVEKAVITVPAYFNDAQRQATKDAGRIAGLEVERIVNEPTAAALAYGLDKEDDQTILVYDLGGGTFDVSILELGDGFFEVKATSGDNKLGGDDFDQVIIDHLVDEFKKENGVDLSQDKMALQRLKDAAEKAKKDLSGVTSTQISLPFITADASGPKHLEVSLTRAKFEELSEDLVERTLEPTRRALKDAELTPTDIDKIVLVGGSTRIPAVQEEIKKLTGKDPHKGVNPDEVVALGAAIQAGVLSGDVKDVVLLDVTPLSLGIETQGGVFTKMIERNTTIPTSQSQVFSTAADNQTSVDIHVLQGEREMAAYNKTLGRFQLTDIPPAPRGVPQIEVSFDIDANGIVNVSAKDKGTGKEQNITITSSSGLSDEEIENMVKDAEANAEEDRKRKEEVDLRNEADHLIHTTEKTIKDLGEQVDQAEIDKANEAKDALKQAIEGTDVEEIKSKKEALEEIVQQLSVKLYEQAAQQAEAQGEAGQDQEGQKADDNVVDAEYEDVNDEEKK; encoded by the coding sequence ATGAGTAAAGTAATTGGTATTGACTTAGGAACGACGAACTCATGTGTCGCAGTGATGGAAGGTGGAGAAGCGGTTGTCATTCCTAACGCGGAAGGAAGCCGTACAACACCATCTGTCGTCGCTTTTAAGGACGGCGAACGTCAAGTAGGAGAGGTCGCCAAGCGCCAAGCGATCACAAATCCAAATACAGTTATCTCTATTAAGCGTCATATGGGAACGAATCATAAAGAGGATATTGAAGGTAAGGAGTATACGCCTCAAGAGATTTCCGCTATTATTCTTCAGAAGTTAAAAGCTGATGCAGAAGCGTACTTAGGAGAAAAAGTAGAAAAAGCTGTCATTACAGTACCAGCCTACTTTAACGACGCACAAAGACAAGCGACAAAGGATGCAGGTCGTATCGCTGGTCTAGAAGTTGAGCGTATCGTTAACGAGCCAACAGCTGCAGCACTAGCATACGGTCTTGACAAAGAGGACGACCAAACGATTCTCGTTTACGACCTTGGTGGAGGGACATTCGACGTCTCTATTCTTGAGTTAGGAGACGGATTCTTCGAAGTAAAAGCGACGAGCGGTGACAACAAACTTGGTGGGGATGACTTTGACCAAGTGATTATTGACCATCTTGTCGACGAATTCAAAAAAGAAAATGGCGTGGACCTAAGCCAAGATAAAATGGCTTTACAGCGCCTAAAGGATGCAGCTGAAAAAGCAAAGAAAGATTTATCCGGTGTCACGTCCACTCAAATTTCTCTACCGTTCATCACAGCGGATGCAAGCGGACCTAAACACTTAGAGGTGTCACTGACTAGAGCAAAATTTGAAGAGTTAAGTGAAGACTTAGTTGAACGTACGTTGGAGCCAACACGACGTGCGCTGAAAGATGCTGAACTTACACCAACAGATATCGATAAAATTGTGCTTGTTGGGGGATCTACTCGAATTCCTGCCGTACAAGAAGAAATTAAGAAACTCACAGGTAAGGACCCTCACAAAGGTGTTAACCCTGATGAAGTGGTAGCCCTCGGTGCAGCAATCCAAGCAGGCGTGCTCTCAGGTGATGTGAAGGACGTTGTACTACTAGATGTGACCCCGTTATCCCTGGGTATTGAAACACAAGGTGGCGTCTTCACGAAAATGATCGAACGTAACACAACGATCCCAACGAGCCAGTCTCAAGTATTCTCTACAGCTGCTGATAACCAAACATCAGTTGACATCCATGTGCTACAGGGTGAACGTGAGATGGCAGCGTACAACAAAACATTGGGGCGCTTCCAGTTAACGGATATTCCTCCAGCACCAAGAGGAGTACCACAGATTGAAGTCAGCTTCGATATTGATGCGAACGGTATCGTTAACGTATCTGCCAAAGACAAAGGAACGGGTAAAGAACAAAATATTACGATCACCTCTTCTAGTGGTTTATCTGATGAAGAGATTGAAAATATGGTTAAGGATGCAGAAGCAAACGCAGAGGAAGACCGCAAACGCAAAGAAGAGGTCGATCTTCGCAATGAGGCGGATCATCTCATACACACAACAGAAAAGACAATCAAAGATCTTGGGGAGCAGGTAGACCAGGCAGAGATTGATAAAGCAAACGAAGCTAAAGACGCGTTGAAGCAAGCAATTGAAGGTACAGACGTTGAAGAGATTAAGTCTAAGAAAGAAGCACTAGAAGAAATCGTTCAGCAGCTCTCCGTTAAGCTATATGAGCAAGCCGCGCAACAAGCTGAGGCTCAAGGTGAAGCAGGTCAAGACCAAGAAGGTCAAAAGGCTGACGATAACGTCGTCGATGCTGAGTATGAAGACGTAAATGATGAGGAGAAAAAGTAA